Proteins encoded by one window of Enterobacter pseudoroggenkampii:
- the hcp gene encoding hydroxylamine reductase, translating into MFCVQCEQTIRTPAGNGCSYAQGMCGKTAETSDLQDLLIAALQGLSAWAFKAREYGIVDHYVDSFAPRAFFSTLTNVNFDSPRIVGYAREAIALRETLKAQCLKADASARVENPMSELQLVSDDLGDLQRQAAEFTPNKDKAAIGENILGLRLLCLYGLKGAAAYMEHAHVLGQYDNEIYAQYHKIMAWLGTWPADMNALLECSMEIGQMNFRVMSILDAGETSTYGHPTPTQVNVKATEGKCILISGHDLKDLYNLLKQTEGTGVNVYTHGEMLPAHGYPELRKFTHLIGNYGSGWQNQQVEFARFPGPIVMTSNCIIDPTVGAYDDRIWTRSIVGWPGVSHLEGDDFGPVIAQAQQMAGFPYSEIPHLITVGFGRETLLGAADSLIDLVSREKLRHIFLVGGCDGARGERNYFTDFATRVPEDCLILTLACGKYRFNKLDFGDIEGLPRLIDAGQCNDAYSAIILAVTLAEKLGCGVNDLPLSLVLSWFEQKAIVILLTLLSLGVTNIVTGPTAPGFLTPDLLAVLNEKFGLRSVTNVEDDMKQLLSA; encoded by the coding sequence ATGTTTTGTGTGCAATGTGAACAAACCATCCGTACCCCGGCAGGCAATGGCTGCTCTTACGCACAGGGTATGTGCGGCAAAACCGCAGAAACATCTGACCTGCAGGACCTGCTGATTGCGGCCCTGCAAGGCCTTTCCGCCTGGGCGTTCAAGGCCCGTGAATACGGTATTGTCGACCACTACGTCGACAGCTTCGCCCCGCGCGCCTTCTTCTCCACGCTGACCAACGTTAACTTCGACTCTCCGCGCATTGTCGGCTATGCCCGCGAAGCGATTGCCCTGCGTGAAACGCTGAAAGCACAGTGTCTGAAGGCGGACGCCAGCGCTCGCGTGGAAAACCCGATGTCAGAACTTCAGCTGGTCAGCGACGATCTGGGCGACCTCCAGCGTCAGGCGGCAGAATTCACCCCGAATAAAGACAAGGCGGCGATTGGCGAGAACATTCTCGGCCTGCGCCTGCTGTGCCTGTACGGGCTGAAAGGCGCGGCGGCTTATATGGAACACGCGCACGTGCTCGGGCAATACGACAATGAGATTTACGCCCAGTACCACAAAATCATGGCGTGGCTGGGCACCTGGCCTGCCGATATGAATGCCCTGCTTGAGTGCTCAATGGAAATCGGCCAGATGAACTTCCGCGTGATGAGCATTCTGGATGCCGGTGAAACCAGCACCTACGGCCACCCGACGCCGACGCAGGTCAACGTCAAGGCGACCGAAGGCAAGTGCATCCTGATTTCCGGCCACGACCTGAAAGATCTCTACAATCTGCTGAAGCAAACCGAAGGCACCGGCGTTAACGTCTATACCCACGGCGAAATGCTGCCCGCGCACGGCTACCCGGAGCTGCGCAAGTTTACGCATCTGATCGGTAACTACGGCAGCGGCTGGCAGAACCAGCAGGTGGAGTTCGCCCGCTTCCCGGGCCCTATCGTGATGACCTCTAACTGCATCATCGACCCTACCGTCGGCGCGTATGACGACCGCATCTGGACCCGCAGCATCGTCGGCTGGCCGGGCGTGAGCCACCTCGAAGGCGACGATTTCGGTCCGGTTATCGCCCAGGCGCAGCAGATGGCGGGCTTCCCGTACAGCGAGATCCCGCACCTGATCACCGTCGGCTTTGGTCGTGAAACCCTACTGGGTGCCGCTGATTCGCTGATCGACCTCGTCAGCCGTGAAAAGCTGCGCCACATCTTCCTCGTTGGCGGCTGCGACGGCGCGCGCGGCGAGCGTAACTACTTCACCGATTTCGCCACCCGCGTGCCGGAAGACTGCCTGATCCTGACCCTGGCGTGCGGCAAATACCGTTTCAACAAGCTGGACTTCGGCGACATCGAAGGCCTGCCGCGCCTGATCGATGCGGGCCAGTGTAACGATGCTTACTCGGCCATCATTCTGGCGGTCACGCTGGCGGAGAAACTGGGCTGCGGCGTGAACGACCTGCCGCTGTCGCTGGTGCTGTCATGGTTTGAGCAGAAGGCGATTGTCATCCTGCTGACCCTGCTCTCTCTCGGCGTCACCAACATCGTGACCGGCCCGACCGCGCCTGGCTTCCTGACGCCGGACCTGCTGGCGGTGCTGAACGAGAAATTCGGTCTACGTTCCGTGACCAACGTTGAAGATGATATGAAGCAGCTGCTGAGCGCGTAA
- the aqpZ gene encoding aquaporin Z — MFRKLAAECFGTFWLVFGGCGSAVLAAAFPELGIGFVGVALAFGLTVLTMAFAVGHISGGHFNPAVTLGLWAGGRFPAKDVIGYIVAQVVGGIIAAGVLYVIASGKAGFDAAASGFASNGFGEHSPGGYSMLSAIVIEIVLTAGFLLVIHGATDKHAPAGFAPIAIGLALTLIHLISIPVTNTSVNPARSTAVAIFQGGWALQQLWLFWVMPIIGGILGGVLYRTLLEKRD, encoded by the coding sequence ATGTTTAGAAAATTAGCGGCAGAATGCTTTGGTACATTCTGGCTGGTATTTGGTGGCTGCGGTAGCGCCGTTCTGGCAGCAGCATTCCCGGAATTGGGTATTGGTTTTGTCGGCGTCGCGCTGGCGTTTGGTTTAACCGTATTAACCATGGCGTTTGCCGTGGGACATATTTCCGGCGGTCATTTTAACCCGGCAGTGACATTAGGTTTATGGGCAGGCGGCCGTTTCCCGGCAAAAGACGTGATTGGCTACATTGTGGCGCAGGTGGTTGGCGGTATTATTGCAGCTGGCGTTCTGTACGTGATTGCCAGCGGTAAAGCCGGGTTCGACGCGGCGGCCAGCGGCTTTGCCTCTAACGGCTTCGGCGAACACTCTCCGGGCGGTTACTCCATGCTGTCTGCCATCGTGATTGAAATTGTGCTGACCGCCGGCTTCCTGCTGGTGATCCACGGCGCAACGGACAAACACGCGCCAGCCGGTTTTGCCCCGATTGCGATTGGCCTGGCGCTGACGCTTATCCATCTGATTTCGATTCCGGTCACCAACACCTCCGTTAACCCGGCACGCAGCACCGCCGTCGCCATCTTCCAGGGCGGCTGGGCGCTTCAACAGCTGTGGCTGTTCTGGGTGATGCCAATTATCGGCGGTATCCTGGGCGGCGTGCTGTACCGCACCCTGCTGGAAAAACGCGATTAA
- a CDS encoding lysine exporter LysO family protein, with translation MFSGLLIILLPLIVGYLIPLHQESALRLINRFLSWIVYVILFFMGISLAFLDNLSANLLSILHYSVVTVVVILLCNIAALLWLERTIPWKNHHHQEKLPSRIAMALESLKLCGVVVLGFLLGLTGWAFLQHATEASEYTLIFLLFLIGIQLRNNGMTLKQIVLNRRGMMVAVIVVASSMVAGVINAFILDLPLKTGLAMASGFGWYSLSGILLTESFGPVIGSAAFFNDLARELIAIMLIPSLVRRSRSTALGLCGATSMDFTLPVLQRSGGLEMVPAAIVHGFILSLLVPVLMAFFSA, from the coding sequence ATGTTTTCAGGACTCCTCATTATTCTGCTGCCCCTGATTGTGGGCTACCTTATCCCGCTGCATCAGGAATCTGCATTACGGCTTATCAACCGTTTTCTCAGCTGGATTGTTTACGTCATTCTTTTCTTTATGGGGATAAGCCTGGCATTCCTGGATAACCTGTCGGCGAATTTACTCTCCATCCTCCATTATTCTGTCGTCACCGTGGTGGTTATTTTGCTGTGCAATATTGCCGCGCTGCTGTGGCTGGAACGCACTATTCCATGGAAAAATCACCATCATCAGGAAAAACTCCCTTCACGAATTGCCATGGCGCTGGAATCATTAAAACTGTGCGGCGTCGTGGTGCTCGGTTTTCTTCTTGGACTGACCGGTTGGGCATTTTTACAGCACGCGACAGAGGCCAGCGAATATACGCTTATCTTCCTGCTGTTCCTGATCGGTATTCAGCTGCGAAATAATGGCATGACCCTGAAGCAAATTGTCCTCAACCGTCGGGGAATGATGGTTGCCGTGATTGTTGTCGCCAGTTCAATGGTCGCGGGCGTCATTAACGCCTTTATTCTCGATCTGCCGCTGAAAACCGGCCTGGCGATGGCGTCAGGTTTTGGCTGGTACTCCCTCTCCGGTATTCTGCTGACCGAATCATTCGGCCCGGTGATCGGCAGCGCCGCCTTCTTTAACGATCTGGCGCGAGAGCTGATTGCCATCATGCTGATCCCAAGCCTGGTTCGCCGCAGTCGTTCTACCGCGCTGGGCCTGTGCGGCGCAACGTCGATGGACTTTACCCTGCCGGTACTACAGCGCTCCGGGGGGCTGGAGATGGTGCCCGCCGCCATCGTGCACGGCTTTATTTTAAGCCTGCTGGTTCCGGTCCTGATGGCCTTCTTCTCTGCCTGA